The Melanotaenia boesemani isolate fMelBoe1 chromosome 3, fMelBoe1.pri, whole genome shotgun sequence genome contains the following window.
GTATCCATCATTCTATAAGCAGTCTGCCCTGACAgagattttataaaaatgattggcttattaattgtacagtttttatgCATTCCTCAATGTTTATAGAGACTGTGTgctgttaaaaattaaaaaaaaaaaaaaatcatgtcatAAAATAATCttatgtttgtgttctttcaaCAGATCGTGAGAATCAGTCAATCCTGATTACGTAAGTCATGATATGAGGACTTCTTTTGGACTGATAAAGTGTATTATTTCTGCACTCTGCTATGTCTTACACCATGACTTACACCAGCACATTTGTAATTTTATACGTTATAGCGGAGAATCCGGTGCAGGAAAGACTGTCAATACTAAACGTGTCATCCAGTACTTTGCGACAATCGCAGTAGCTTCTGGAAAGAAAGCTGAGCCAGTTCCTGGAAAAATGCAGGTTAGTGATGAAAAGTGCTGAACATACTATATATGTGATACTTAAACATCAGTCTGAAGGTGTTAAAGggcaaaatgtaaacatttatcaTATTACTTCATTTTAAGGGTTCGCTGGAAGATCAGATTATTGCAGCCAACCCTCTGCTGGAAGCCTATGGCAATGCCAAAACAGTGAGGAATGACAACTCATCCCGCTttgtgagttttgttttttaatatccaTGTGCCTTAAAGTAAAGCTTGTCTTTCTGAACATAACCAGTTGAGTCTAGGAGTCAATCACATGAGAGTTGTTGCCTTATTAAAAGTGTGTTTCTTATATGCTCACAAAAATAGCTGTATATTTCTTTAGGGTAAATTCATCAGAATCCATTTTGGAACAACTGGAAAGTTGGCTTCTGCTGATATTGAAACATGTAAGCATTTGTCTCACTTTTATTCAGAAGGCTCAGTGACGGATCAAACTGTAAACACACATTACGTTTTGTTTCACAGATCTGCTGGAGAAGTCTCGTGTAACGTTCCAGCTGTCAGCTGAGAGGAGCTACCACATCTTCTATCAGCTCGCCACAGGCCACAAACCTGAGCTCATAGGTTAGTCACACTGCCACTGTGTCGTTCTGCTGATCAACAATAATCTCTTAACATCTAGCTTTTATTCTGATGTGTTTGAATAcgtgttttgcttttcttcagAGGCTCTTCTGATCACCACAAATCCCTACGACTACCCCATGATCAGCCAGGGAGAAATTACTGTTAAGAGCATCAATGACATTGAAGAATTCATAGCCACTGATGTAAGAACATGCTCTGTTACAAAGACATTTTAGCAATAACTAACCAGACTTGTGTTTTATAACAATAATTTAAGAGTAGACAGATTGCTGTAATATAATTTTTGGTACTTTGCACACTTTGACAGAGTACAATACACCCCTGTAACACATCTAACTGTTCCTCTATTAAGTTGAACATAAAGCTGTTTTCTTGACGTTTGCAGAATATTTATTCAACTCTTGCTTTTTTGAGGCTTTTTTAAGAAGGAAAGATAATCTGTATTCTCTTTGTGTATCTGTCATATCACAGACTGCCATCGACATCCTGGGTTTCACTGCAGAAGAGAAAGCAAGTATATTTAAGCTGACAGGAGCTGTGATGCATCACGGAAACATGAAGTTCAAGCAGAAGCAGCGTGAAGAGCAAGCTGAGCCTGATGGCACTGAGGGTCTGAAAGAGCTTTGAGCTTTAATTTAGTCATGATGTGTTGAATTAGGTATACTTCCATGATTATATGAGCCTTGATATTGACAATTGTTTTTCTCTTAGTGGCTGATAAAATCGCCTACCTTATGGGTCTGAACTCAGCAGATTTGCTAAAAGCACTGTGCTACCCCCGTGTGAAGGTTGGGAATGAGTTTGTGACCAAAGGTCAAACAGTTCCTCAGGTAGATgtcagacaaaaagaaatcacacataaacacagaaacaatcattaaaagaaaaaaacctgtgtttcagcttcacaaaTCAATACGTTTACATAATGATCTTGTCAGTGTGTCATTTTCACTTCTCAGTTTTTGTTGATAATGTGTGATTTGTGTGTTAAATCAGGTCAACAACGCTGTGAGCGCTCTCTGCAAGTCTGTCTATGAGAAAATGTTCTTGTGGATGGTCGTCAGAATCAATGAGATGCTGGATACCAAACAGCCCAGAAGCTTTTTTATTGGTGTCCTGGACATTGCTGGCTTTGAAATTTTTGATGTGAGTATTTGTGATTAATACCAGATAATCTTAAGTAGCTTAGTTTCAATAGCTGCAgaaatgaaattttaagaagACCATCTCTAAATCCATAATTTCCAACAGTTCAACAGCTTGGAACAGCTGTGCATCAACTTCACCAATGAAAAACTGCAACAGTTCTTTAACCACCACATGTTCGTCCTGGAGCAAGAGGAGTACAAGAAGGAGGGAATTGATTGGGAGTTCATTGACTTCGGCATGGACTTGGCTGCTTGCATTGAGCTGATTGAGAAGGTGAGACACAAGCTTAAATATACATCACCAAGCACAGAAAAACAATCTGATGACTTGAAAGCTTTTACTCATAATCATTTCATCATGACAGCCAATGGGCATCTTCTCCATCCTTGAAGAGGAGTGTATCGTCCCTAAGGCGACAGACAATACCTTCAAAAGCAAACTTTATGACCAGCATCTGGGAAAAAGCGCTCCCTTTCAGAAACCAAAACCTGGCAAAGGCAAAGCTGAGGCTCATTTCTCTCTGGTCCACTATGCTGGCACTGTTGACTACAATGTTGTTGGCTGGTTGGACAAGAACAAAGACCCGCTGAATGACTCTGTGGTCCAGCTCTACCAGAAGTCTTCAATTAAACTGTTGTCCTTCCTCTATGCATCTCATGCCACAGCTGATGGTACATGTTCTTCCCTATGTCTATGTCATATTATAATTTGCTTTTCTTGAGATGAATTGTGTAATTTCAATGTTACTGTCCCACCAATAGCtgagggtggtggtggtggcggAGGTGGCAAGAAGGGTGGCAAGAAGAAGGGTGGCTCCTTCCAGACTGTGTCTGCATTGTTCAGGGTGAGCTGTAAAATAGTCATGTATACCATTTTTGTTCGATATTGTGCCTTTAAGTAGCATGCCACTGAGAATTAATTCCCTTTTATTTCATCAGGAGAATTTGGGCAAGCTGATGACCAATTTGAGGAGCACACATCCACACTTTGTGCGTTGCTTGATTCCCAATGAGTCAAAGACACCAGGTACTTGAATACACAACAGACAGTCATTTTTTATATTGCTGTCTTCAAACACATGAGTTCATTAAACATGGTGTTACAGGTCTTATGGAGAACTTCCTGGTCATCCATCAGCTGAGATGTAATGGTGTGTTGGAGGGTATCAGGATCTGCAGGAAAGGTTTCCCCAGCAGAATCCTCTACGGTGACTTCAAGCAGAGGTAGCAGAGTTGTCATCTTTAAAGGCTGAGAAAAGTGCTGCTTTGGTGTGAAGCTGCAGGGTCTAACTAGgtgaatgaaatattttcttttagatataaagtaTTGAATGCTAGTGTCATCCCTGAGGGCCAGTTCATCGACAACAAGAAGGCCTCTGAAAAACTACTGGGATCCATCGATGTGGACCACACCCAGTACAAGTTTGGCCACACCAAGGTAAAGTTGGAAATGCTCACTttgaaaaatctgtttaaagaaaaaaacaaaaaatgttgtcAGTGATTAATAACTGCAATATTGCAATAATTCTCAGGTGTTCTTCAAAGCTGGCCTGCTGGGTGTTCTGGAAGAGATGAGAGATGAAAAACTGGCTGAGCTGGTCACAATGACTCAGGCTGTCTGTAGAGGCTTCCTCATGAGAAGCGAGTTTCTCAAGATGATGGAAAGACGGTAATTTGTATTTCTGTGTGCTGTATGTCTCGAAGGATGTCTTTGATGGACTTTgctaattttttcttctttgcatcAGTGATGCTATTTTCACCATTCAGTACAACATCCGTGCATTCATGAATGTCAAAACATGGCCATGGATGAAGCTGTACTTCAAGATTAAGCCTCTGCTGAAGAGTGCAGAGACTGAGAAGGAGATGGCCCAGATGAAGGAGgactttacaaaaacaaaagaggacCTAGCAAAGGCTCTGTCAAAGAAGAAGGAGCTTGAGGAAAAGATGGTTTCTTTGCTGCAAGAGAAGAACGACCTGTTGTTACAAGTGCAGTCTGTAAGTTTGATCACTGCAATGCACTGACATTTCTGCTTCTTCACCTGTGTCCAATTGTTGATTTGATTGAAAACTGTATTTATCTCAACTTTTAGGAAGGTGAAAACCTTGCTGATGCAGAGGAAAGGTGTGAGGGGCTCATTAAAGCAAAAATCCAGCTTGAGGCCAAGCTCAAAGAGACTACTGAAAGGctagaggatgaggaggagatcAATGCTGAGCTGACTGCAAAGAAGAGGAAGCTAGAGGATGAGTGTTCTGAGTTAAAGAAAGACATTGATGACTTGGAGCTAACCCTGGCTAaagtggaaaaggaaaaacatgccACTGAAAACAAGGTTATTAGAGCAAGGTTATTCGGTTAAGCATGATTTACTTCTGTACAGATAAAAACGTCTAGTTAATTCAAACTAATGTCAAATGTCATAGGTCAAAAACCTTACAGAGGAAATGGCTTCTCAAGATGAGTCCATTGCCAAGTtaaccaaagagaaaaaagccCTCCAAGAGGCCCATCAGCAGACCCTCGATGATCTGCAGGCAGAGGAAGACAAAGTCAACACTCTGACGAAGGCCAAGACCAAACTGGAGCAGCAAGTCGATGATGTGAGTATTTGAAGATTTTGCAGTTCTCAAGCACATACTAAATTCTGTCATACAACTGCATGAAACATTTCTGTCATCAACAGCTTGAAGGTTCACTTGAGCAAGAAAAGAAGCTCCGTATGGACCTTGAGCGAGCTAAAAGGAAGCTTGAAGGAGACCTGAAATTAGCCCAAGAAaccatcatggacctggagaATGACAAGCAGCAgtctgaagagaaaataaagaagtaagaataaaaatgtttttgatagattaacagtaaaatattcttttagaagctctacaaaaacaaaactctgaaaTCCTTCCTGCCCTATAGGAAGGACTTTGAGATTAGTCAACTCCTAAGTAAGATCGAGGATGAGCAGTCTCTTGGAattcagctgcagaaaaagatTAAGGAACTTCAGGTAAAATTAAAAGCTTGAGTTGTACCAATAGCATATTTGAATATCTTCTGCAACTTctaacttttgggatttatctTTTTGCACCACAGGCTCGTattgaggagctggaggaggagatcgAGGCTGAGAGAGCTGCTCGGGCCAAGGTGGAGAAGCAGAGGTCCGATCTCTCCAGGGAACTTGAGGAGATCAGCGAGAGGCTGGAAGAAGCTGGTGGAGCAACTGCAGCACAGATTGAGATGAACAAGAAGCGCGAGGCTGAGTTTCAGAAGCTGCGTCGTGATCTCGAAGAGGCCACCCTGCAGCATGAGgccactgctgctgctctccGCAAGAAGCAGGCTGACAGTGTGGCAGAGCTAGGAGAGCAGATAGATAACCTCCAGAGAGTCAAACAGAAGctggagaaagagaaaagcGAATACAAGATGGAGATCGATGACCTCAGCAGCAACATGGAAGCTATTGCCAAAGCAAAGGTCAGAATTATGGATTTtcacaaagcaaaaataaactgtaatcACTTAATTTTGACTGATAAAAACTTTCTGTTATCAGGGAAACTTGGAAAAGCTGTGCAGGACATTAGAAGACCAGCTGAGTGAGCTCAAATCCAAGAATGAGGAGAATGTTCGTCAACTCAATGATAATAGTGCACAAAAAGCACGACTCCAAACTGAAAATGGTATGAACCTCACTTTACAGGTTCTTTTTATTACCctacaaaaataaatctccttCCAAAGAAGTCAAATCTGCATCACTCAACCACTGCACTCCTATAGGATGGGATTAATGTTCCTGTATGGGGCAAAATGCAGCCAACAGATCCAAAACATCATATTTGTGTTAGCAATAATTGTGAATTTTTTAATACACTTTAGGAAATTCTAACATTTTATGCTTTGCTACTTTGAATAATATTGAAGACATTTTTAGTTGTAGATTCAGCATTAAGTGTAAAGAACCATCATGATGAGATAAATTACATTCCAAAAAACTCTTTAAACCTAATAATTACAGAAAATCAGAATCTTTCTTATCTGCTGTAATTCTCATTAATATTTTCAAAAGGTGAAATTGCTCGTCAGCTGGAGGAGAAAGAAGCTCTTGTGTCTCAGCTGACCAGAGGCAAACAGGCTTACACACAGCAGATTGAAGAGCTGAAGAGGCACATAGAGGAAGAAGTTAAGGTGAGTCTTTGAGAATAGCAGGACAAAAAAGGAGCAAAATGCCATGCGATGAATGGTACTAAAGTTTTCATTGCTACTGGTTGTTACAGGCCAAGAACGCCCTGGCTCATGCTGTCCAGTCGTCTCGTCATGACTGTGATCTGCTCAGAGAGCAGtatgaggaggagcaggaggccaAAGCTGAGCTGCAGCGTTCAATGTCCAAGGCTAACAGCGAGGTGGCTCAGTGGAGAACCAAATATGAGACTGATGCCATTCAGCGCActgaggagctggaggaggctaagtaagattttatttttaactttgccCACCTGTTTGGTATTAAAGAGTAATCTGGTAATGAGTTATGAGTTTgaactttaaagtaaaatattcttCACAGGAAGAAGCTCGCCCAGCGTCTTCAGGATGCAGAGGAATCTATTGAGGCTGTGAATGCAAAATGTGCTTCTCTGGAAAAGACTAAACAGAGACTGCAAAGTGAAGTGGAGGACCTGATGATCGACGTGGAGAGAGCTAACGCTCTTGCTGCTAACCTTGACAAGAAGCAGAGGAACTTTGACAAGGTATGGCGTTCTTCTTTTTACCCAAATCAGAATATAAAATGTGAGGTCAGAAAATAACAACCAAACAATTTGCTGTACCCCAGGTTCTTGCCGAGTGGAAGCAGAAATATGAGGAGAGCCAGGCCGAGCTGGAGGGAGCTCAGAAGGAGGCTCGCTCACTGAGCACTGAACtgttcaaaatgaa
Protein-coding sequences here:
- the LOC121636559 gene encoding myosin heavy chain, fast skeletal muscle-like, whose protein sequence is MGDAEMECFGSAAIYLRKPEKERIEAQNAPFDAKTAYFVSEPSEMYLKGKLIKREGGKATVETLCGKSLTVKEDEVFAMNPPKFDKIEDMAMMTHLNEPAVLYNLKERYAAWMIYTYSGLFCVTVNPYKWLPVYDQSVVTAYRGKKRIEAPPHIFSISDNAYQFMLQDRENQSILITGESGAGKTVNTKRVIQYFATIAVASGKKAEPVPGKMQGSLEDQIIAANPLLEAYGNAKTVRNDNSSRFGKFIRIHFGTTGKLASADIETYLLEKSRVTFQLSAERSYHIFYQLATGHKPELIEALLITTNPYDYPMISQGEITVKSINDIEEFIATDTAIDILGFTAEEKASIFKLTGAVMHHGNMKFKQKQREEQAEPDGTEVADKIAYLMGLNSADLLKALCYPRVKVGNEFVTKGQTVPQVNNAVSALCKSVYEKMFLWMVVRINEMLDTKQPRSFFIGVLDIAGFEIFDFNSLEQLCINFTNEKLQQFFNHHMFVLEQEEYKKEGIDWEFIDFGMDLAACIELIEKPMGIFSILEEECIVPKATDNTFKSKLYDQHLGKSAPFQKPKPGKGKAEAHFSLVHYAGTVDYNVVGWLDKNKDPLNDSVVQLYQKSSIKLLSFLYASHATADAEGGGGGGGGKKGGKKKGGSFQTVSALFRENLGKLMTNLRSTHPHFVRCLIPNESKTPGLMENFLVIHQLRCNGVLEGIRICRKGFPSRILYGDFKQRYKVLNASVIPEGQFIDNKKASEKLLGSIDVDHTQYKFGHTKVFFKAGLLGVLEEMRDEKLAELVTMTQAVCRGFLMRSEFLKMMERRDAIFTIQYNIRAFMNVKTWPWMKLYFKIKPLLKSAETEKEMAQMKEDFTKTKEDLAKALSKKKELEEKMVSLLQEKNDLLLQVQSEGENLADAEERCEGLIKAKIQLEAKLKETTERLEDEEEINAELTAKKRKLEDECSELKKDIDDLELTLAKVEKEKHATENKVKNLTEEMASQDESIAKLTKEKKALQEAHQQTLDDLQAEEDKVNTLTKAKTKLEQQVDDLEGSLEQEKKLRMDLERAKRKLEGDLKLAQETIMDLENDKQQSEEKIKKKDFEISQLLSKIEDEQSLGIQLQKKIKELQARIEELEEEIEAERAARAKVEKQRSDLSRELEEISERLEEAGGATAAQIEMNKKREAEFQKLRRDLEEATLQHEATAAALRKKQADSVAELGEQIDNLQRVKQKLEKEKSEYKMEIDDLSSNMEAIAKAKGNLEKLCRTLEDQLSELKSKNEENVRQLNDNSAQKARLQTENGEIARQLEEKEALVSQLTRGKQAYTQQIEELKRHIEEEVKAKNALAHAVQSSRHDCDLLREQYEEEQEAKAELQRSMSKANSEVAQWRTKYETDAIQRTEELEEAKKKLAQRLQDAEESIEAVNAKCASLEKTKQRLQSEVEDLMIDVERANALAANLDKKQRNFDKVLAEWKQKYEESQAELEGAQKEARSLSTELFKMKNSYEEALDHLETLKRENKNLQQEISDLTEQLGETGKTIHELEKGKKTVEGEKSEIQTALEEAEATLEHEESKILRVQLELTQVKGEIDRKLAEKDEEIEQIKRNSQRVIDSMQTTLDAEVRSRNDALRIKKKMEGDLNEMEVQLSHANRQAAEAQKQLRNVQGQLKDAQLHLDEAIRGQEDMKEQVAMVERRNNLMVAEIEELRAALEQTERSRKVAEQELIDASERVGLLHSQNTSLINTKKKLEGDLVQIQGEVEDAFQEARNAEDKAKKAITDAAMMAEELKKEQDTSAHLERMKKNLEVTVKDLQHRLDEAENLAMKGGKKQLQKLEARVRELETEVEGEQRRGAEAVKGVRKYERRVKELTYQTEEDKKNIARLQDLVDKLQLKVKVYKRQAEEAEEQANTHMSRLRKVQHELEEAQERADIAESQVNKLRAKSREIGKAKESEE